In Populus alba chromosome 1, ASM523922v2, whole genome shotgun sequence, a single window of DNA contains:
- the LOC118042470 gene encoding NAC domain-containing protein 43, with product MPEDMMNLSINGQSQVPPGFRFHPTEEELLHYYLRKKVANEKIDLDVIREVDLNKLEPWDIQEKCKIGSTPQNDWYFFSHKDKKYPTGTRTNRATAAGFWKATGRDKIIYSGFKRIGLRKTLVFYRGRAPHGQKSDWIMHEYRLDDTTNDTNVSNPIGEAIPEEGWVVCRVFRKKNYQKTLESPKSSSSSLEAHQILGSGNDGVLDQILLYMGKTCKMENETYSNMNISNNNSSLRFLSDNSISDGLHERFMHLPRLDSPPLPSIPISSPSFDQDRSFKSCYHQSYDEMLTENEPSSSNQIGNGTFDMISSSVIHGSKSGQLNDWVTLDRLVASQLNGHEAETSKHLSCFTTGPNASFGLSPDDDMQLSHLQNSHRSSSNIQANTSHVYTNENDLWGFTKSSSPSSSSDPLCHLSV from the exons ATGCCTGAGGATATGATGAATCTATCAATAAATGGTCAGTCTCAGGTCCCTCCAGGCTTTAGATTTCACCCAACAGAAGAAGAGCTTCTTCACTACTACCTCAGGAAGAAAGTTGCTAATGAGAAGATAGACCTTGATGTAATTCGCGAGGTTGATCTTAATAAGCTTGAGCCATGGGACATCCAAG AGAAGTGCAAAATCGGATCTACACCACAGAATGATTGGTATTTCTTTAGTCACAAAGACAAGAAATATCCCACAGGGACGAGAACAAATCGAGCTACGGCTGCTGGGTTTTGGAAAGCCACTGGCCGTGATAAGATCATCTATAGTGGGTTTAAAAGAATTGGATTGAGAAAGACTCTTGTGTTTTACAGAGGAAGAGCTCCACATGGACAGAAATCCGATTGGATCATGCATGAATATAGGCTTGATGACACCACCAACGACACTAAT GTCTCAAATCCTATAGGAGAGGCAATCCCTGAAGAAGGGTGGGTGGTTTGCCGGGTATTTAGAAAGAAGAACTATCAAAAAACCCTTGAGAGTCCCAAAAGCTCATCAAGCTCATTGGAGGCGCATCAGATTCTTGGTTCAGGAAATGATGGAGTTCTTGATCAAATACTTCTCTATATGGGAAAGACTTGCAAGATGGAGAATGAAACATATAGCAACATGAATATCTCCAACAACAACAGTAGTTTAAGGTTTCTCTCAGACAATAGCATCAGTGATGGGCTCCATGAAAGATTCATGCACCTTCCTCGGCTAGACAGCCCACCACTCCCTTCTATTCCAATAAGCAGTCCATCTTTTGATCAAGATCGAAGTTTCAAATCTTGTTATCACCAATCGTACGATGAGATGCTGACAGAGAATGAACCTTCCTCTTCAAACCAAATTGGCAATGGCACTTTCGACATGATCTCATCATCCGTAATTCATGGCTCCAAATCCGGGCAACTTAACGATTGGGTAACTCTTGATCGTCTAGTGGCATCACAACTTAATGGACATGAAGCAGAGACATCGAAGCATTTATCTTGCTTTACTACCGGCCCAAATGCGAGTTTCGGTCTTTCTCCTGATGATGACATGCAATTATCACACTTGCAAAATTCTCATAGATCATCATCAAACATTCAAGCAAATACTTCTCATGTGTATACCAACGAGAATGACCTATGGGGCTTCACTAAATCTTCGtctccatcatcatcatcggaCCCATTATGCCACTTATCGGTATAA